The segment GGTAGTGCGCGGTCCGGTCTCCGAACCGGGTCTGGTGGTGACCCCCCTGTTCAGCGAGGCCCGGGTGGCCGCGGTCACCGCCGACGGCCCCTTCGCCGCCCGCGCCCGGCTGACCCTGGCGGATCTGGCGACGGCGCCGCTGCTGGTGAACTCGGTCTCGGGGGTCACGGTCCCCGAGCTGTGGCCGCCCGACGCCCGGCCCACGACGACGATCACGGTCACCAATACCGACGACTGGCTGGCGTCGATCGCGGCGGGCCGGGGCGTGGGGGTCTCGGTGGCCTCGACGGCGGAGATCCACCCGCATCCGGATGTCGTCTACCGCCCGCTGCCGGAACTCCCCCCGGTCCCGGTCCACCTCACCCACCACGCCCCGCCGTCCCATCCGGCGGTCCCGGCGCTGGTCGCCCTGGCGGTGGCGGTGACCACCGGGGCCTGAGCCCTGGCGGTGGCGGTAATCACCGGGGCCTGAACCCTCGTGCCGGCGGTGACCGCCGGGGTCTGAGCCCGGGCCGGGAAACCCCGTGGTGACAGCACGGGCACCGGCGGGGAAGCGGGCCGCCGTACCCATGCGAAACTCGGCCCATGCCTCTCCGCATACCCAGACTCGGCAGCCTCCATCAGCTCGGCACGCGCGCCTTCCACTCCGTCGAAGGCAGTCTCGTCGGTGTCAACGGCCCGGGCGTCGAGCCCGACAACGAAGCCGGGGTCATCGGCTGGGGTACGTCCTGGCGGATGCAGGGCTATCTGCTGATGGCCGAACGGACCGGCCGCCCCGAGTACGCCGAGCGGCTGGCCGGGCTCGTCGACGACGTCCTCCGGGCCCGGGACGACGTCCGGGGGGTCGAGGACTTCCAGGGGCGCAGCGCCCCGGTCTGGTCCACGGCGGGCAAGT is part of the Streptomyces qinzhouensis genome and harbors:
- a CDS encoding LysR family transcriptional regulator, whose translation is MSIELRHLRCFLAIAEESSMTRAAARLRITQPAVSRSLATLERQLGVRLVDRSTHHVTLTPEGLAFRERAAVAVGAFDAALASAGRPVRPLRLGHAWAALGPYTTPLLRRWKREQPDIPLELLRIDDRSAGLLRGAVDVAVVRGPVSEPGLVVTPLFSEARVAAVTADGPFAARARLTLADLATAPLLVNSVSGVTVPELWPPDARPTTTITVTNTDDWLASIAAGRGVGVSVASTAEIHPHPDVVYRPLPELPPVPVHLTHHAPPSHPAVPALVALAVAVTTGA